ACTGTTTAGTTGTAATAAAAGGATTGATGTCGTGAATGTCTTCTGGTGCATGCATTACAGTTTCCTGAACTCTGGACTGTAATCCTTGTGGTGGCTGTCCTTTCTTCagttttatatgtttttctGTCTCTAGTTTGCCTTAGACAtaacaatttctttttaatctttAGCTGTTTATGTACTGGTTCTTATTTTCctcctttaaaaaaattattaatgagaATGAATGCCCTTAAAATTAGTCATCCATACTGAAAAGGATTTTGCACTCTTTTCCAGCAGGACGAACGTGAATTAAAAAGGCAGAAGAGAAAGCAATCTAATCGTGAGTCTGCTCGGAGGTCAAGATTACGGAAACAGGTATGTCCATTTCTTTTGTTCAATATCCCTTTTTCTATTGCATCACTGACCTATTGTAGTACTGAAATTAGATTCAGGGTCAAATCTAGATATTAGTGATGCTATAGTTATCTAATTGACTCTACAAGTCTCGCATGATTTTCGAATTCCAAGTTCAATCAATGACTTGGCATCAATCACTTGATTaattgttttgattattgattaGATATTACTTGCATTCAGCACTTCCAGTACTAAACTAGTTTTCTCAAAATTACATTACGACATTGTTGTTGAGGTTTTCAAGTAATTTTAATTGCTAAATATGTACCATTGGTGTGCAAATTTTTTGGTTGGATAGGAATTCAATCGAGTCCGAGTTAGGCTTAGCTCActgtcaattttttattatgttcaaaatatataaaaagcaAGATAAGTGTAGTTCCTCTTTTGCGGGCAGCATCTAATAGTCTAAAACCACTCCTCTAACGTCAATGACTTTTATATTAACCCTTCTGACACATCAAGAGCCGGAACTCTTCCCTATTTTCTTCAAAGGTGCTGGCTAGTGGCTGCTTTTTTTTGGttgcttctttttttgatAGAAAATGTATTCTCTTGAGTTAAGTCTTGATGTCTCTACTCTCTACTCTCTACTAGTGGATTATAAAGGAAATGATATGAAATAGTCACTTGGCTATAATCTAGGTTCATATATTGGAAGGACTTATCTGGCGTTCTGAATATCAGTGAGTCTAAATAAGTATTTGTAGAATCTATCAAATTTAGTtgttaatcaaaataatgGGAATATTTCCactaaatatttaaagatGCCTCTTGTATGTTCTTGGTAGGCTGAGTGTGAAGAGCTACAGCACAGGGTGGAATCATTAAATAGTGAGAATCGTAGTCTCAGAGACGAGCTACAAAGGCTTTCTGAGGAATGCGAGAAACTTACATCAGAGAATAACTCTATAAAGGTATGTTGTTCTTTTTctgttctttatttttctggtTTTCCAGTGTTGTAAAGTGTTTCATTTTCCAATGATATATGTGTAATGTTTATGATGATGAAactcttgtttttttttcggtGATGCAGGACGAGTTAACTAAAATGTTGGGGGCAGACGCCGTAAGTAAATTAGAGAATGGCAAGTCAGATACACATGGGTGCAGTGGAGATGAAGAAGGTAACTGTTAGTGAGAAATTGACAAGCTGCGTAGAATTTTCTCTTTAGTTTGAAGTCATACTGCTGTGCTTACTAATCCTCTTAATATCCCTAATTCTTCTACTAGTGTTGTAATACTTAAATTAACTTTAGGTATACCAGGAGTAAGGATCCCATtctgtttttaaatttagtgatGGAGTAATTTTATGGCTTCTGTTGCTTCTAACCGAatgtatttctttttccttGAGCATCCAAGATGTAATTCTTTCTTCTCTTGTTGGAGATGTAACATTAATACAAGTCTCAACtatcattataatatttatactaGTGACTTTTCATATCATACATCTTGCAATCTCTCTGAGCACTGATTTCATCATTTGAGCGTTGGAGGTGAAAAACAGAACTTAAGAAATACTTTCCCAGTCAACAAAAACAGTTTCATTTTACAATTGTGGTCTGTCCACCACATACTTTTGTTAAGAAATTTTCTTGAAACTTGTTCTGGTTTTGtgtttttgcttattttatctatttttatctatcataatttattaattgcatAAATGACTGAATGAGtcaatgagactatttttatttgatagactggggaaaaatatcgaaataatggccttatcgtgccaaaaaaataccaaattttttgTATGCCGTGACTTTCAGTACGGTATGATACTTTACCGAAAGATTCTggtaaggtaacggtatgaattttcaaataccgcggtGTACCGttgcataccgaaattcggtatatacaGGTATATACTgtaaactaaggtatatatcacaaaaatataaacacaattatatataaaatatagtattttatatatttttaaattataaaatctattgtgaaatataaatataaatataaatataaatataaatataaatataaatataaataaattatatttaatttatttttaaaattataaatataaataatattttaaaaaactctaattttctattttaattgatgttgaaagtcaggtataccgccaaaagtaaggtatacaGAACTttggtacggtataccgaaaatgaggtacaatatcggtatggaaattcgtcataccgaaaataaggtataccgaagtgCGGTATATCATAAACTTTGGCaaggtaaaggtatgactttttcgcatACAATATTTACAGTAAAATATATGGTATGGTGGTTTTGGTAAGGCCCCAAGGAGAGtataacaattttaaaataaaagaggcCACTTAATAGGTTTTATCCAGCTAATTGGCCCAATTATGTTGGACGAGGTCCAAGTTTCGCTCCAATAGGCCCCAAGGAGAGATAGATTTGCTTTTGCCGAACTTTTTGCCACACTAATTTTCAGACTAACAGACATGGATGGAACTATTGGGTTTAATGGTGATCGTTCAATGCgagtttaattaatatgtgtATGCTGAGTTTAATTCATCTGTTGTTGATAAGAAATTACAGAGGCAAGTTGTTATTGAACTCAAACATCGCCTCATTAGTCATCAGACTCATCACAGATGCTACCTCATCTCtcaatcttttaaaaatagaaattattttcatttttatctaatGAGATGAATCCAAAATAGAtcctttttttactttattaattatgcattaaaatccattttgtttcaaaagtttctatatttcaaagacagagggagtattatataaatcaaacttttattttcatcataTTTAACTTATTTCTTCAACTCTTAACCTGGGCAACATGCTTACAAGcagttttacaattttttacaGTATTATTGAGTTTCACAAGATTTTGAATCTCATACCGAAAAGGCGAAAATGTATAAAGTAATTGTATGTGAAGTTTGATAGCTCAAATTTAATGGAAGTGTGTATTCAGAAAAGCGCAATCTAGAATGATAAGTGGAAAAGAgcaaatagtagtagtattgaAGAGAAGAGTGCAATGCAGTGATCCAGCTTAAACAGGAAGTACATGATAAGCAGGATATAATAAGGCAAGTTCCTAATTAAGTTGGGATTAAAGAGAGAGACTCATGTTCATCTCTGagttgaattaataaaaagttaaaacctCCAAGCTGACGTGGCAACAAGCGGCCTATCATGCCAGCAAAGCAGCATCTCCGCCTGCCTCTTGACCACATGAAACCCTCTGACCTGCACTCTCCTCAGCAAACACTCCGCCTGAAACTCCGCAAACTGACTCAGCCCCACCTGCCTCATCCCCGCCCCCACCATCGCCTCCCTCCACGCCGCCCCCCTCCTCCCCGCCGCCTCCACCCCCTCCACTATCTTCGGATACACCACAAACTCCTCTATCTTCCTCATCCACTCCCCGCCCCCGTTGCTCAAATTCGCCGCCTCCAACGACTCCAGCAGCGTCGAATACACCTCCAGCCCCTCAATCACCGCCTGCCTGTACGACGCCGTCCCGAACCCCATCTGCCCCTCTCCGTCCACctgcaccaccaccacctGCGGCGCCACCCGCCGCAGATCGCTCAAAAACCCCGCCCCCACCTGCCGGAATATCGCCGGCGAGAGGACCACCGCCACCTTCTCCCCTTCCAGAAACTTGATCGATTTGAAGGAAAGGTACTCGAACGTCCGAATCGGAACGAAATCGATCTCGAATCCGATGCTCAATTCCCGCGCGAATTGAGTTAGGTTTTCGCTGATGAGCCGCGTCTGGGCCGCGTAGTCCTCGGGGACCAGCGCGGATATCCTCAGCGCCGGCCTGCGCGAGTTCTCCGATTTCTCAGAGAGCTCGCGGAGGAAGGAGGCCCAGTGGCCTCCTAGCCCGATGTCGAAGTCGACGACGTGGACGTGTGCGGACCCGTCCACGGCGTCGAGCACGGCCTGGTTGGCCGTGAAGCTCGAGAACATCGGGATCGGGGATATGCTGGAGAAGGTCTTGTGCGCCTTGATGGTTTGGATGATCTCCGAGTTCTGAGTCGACCCGGTGAGTAGCGATTGGAGGGCTTCCTTGAAGTAGAAAGCGGCTCGCTGTAACGGCTTTCCAGATGGCGATCTGAGCCGTTGATTCAGCCGCGCTAGTATCACTTGCCCGAGTTGGATCGAGTTCGTCTCGAAGCACTCGGCCAGCCGGATCAGCTCGTCCACGTAGTCGAACCCGACTTCCGCCAACGAGTTAGGGTTTTGCGTGTAGGGCTGGATGTCCGGGAGGAGGCCGAAATCGGAGGCGACGAATTGAGCGGACTCGTCGAAGGAATTGGCGGGAGGGAAGTCGGGGAgggtcgggtcgggttgggGGAAGGGCTTGGAGACCGGGTTCGGGTCGTCGTGCAATCCCAAGTCTCTCATCAAAGAATCCCAGTCGTCCAATTGTGGGGTGATCAGCACATGATCCTCCAGTATGGAGGCCGGCTTCTGGTCCGCGACCGGGCTAGGGCTGCCTCGGAGATCGAGGACGGACTTGGGCTCGTACGCAGATGCTGGTTTCGGGTTCGGGTTGTTTGCAGGGAAGGGCACTTTCATTTCTTGCAATAACCAAAGGAGGAGGAGAAAGCAAAGGGGggtttatcttttttttttttcttggaaaTGGGAGTTGAGAAATGGAAGAGGGGGGCTTTTTGTGGATGATCATTGTGGCCTTTTTAACTTTGCGTGCATGGGATGGCATGGTGGTGGGATCCGcagacaatatcatactaatatgaaaatcaaatttatttaatattaatgagATCTTAGTGTAGAGTAAATAAGCATGGAGTGGGGTAGGGTTGGAGTGAGGGAGAAGACTAAATTGGAGTGTTGATTGATGTATTTGTGGAAGCTTGTTGATGAAGACTACAATGTGCTGTCCTTACTTTGTTTGATTCTTCACCTTTTGATCCTTCACTAATTATTGTAGCTTTTCTTCCACAGACTTTTCACTTGATTAATTTCACGTTTATGACtcttgtttaattaattagcgtcccttgattaatttttacggttttcattttctaaggaAATGTCGGAGAAGATTGTTGTAAGAATCATGGAAAGTTGCTTTCTCATAAGTATCTTTCTCGTGATTAGTATAGAGGTAGGTAGATTAGATGCATTTTAATGAGAATTTTGCATCCTAATTCCCTGTACTAACATTGATTccatggaattgaattggtatataattaaggatgtttaaattcttttttttttcggatGTGACTATActtaatcataaatttatttataatagataaaaaaatataactaaatagtacttatataattaatttataaatctattagtagtaattataCTGAGTGATGAGGACTTAATGGAGCGTCATAAAGgtccaaaataatatttagatCTATTTAAAACACAACTTAAAAAACTTTCATAGTACAAATTAAGCAAAGGATTATGAAATCACGCCGtctcattttcttcaaaaatcttaTTCCGATTGATTGTTAATTATAACTCtatttattcaatattatgtttatgAGTGACCGAACTGTCTTGTTATTGACCCCATATAAAAAGAAGGTAACTATTATGTCAACCTATAGTTCTactcaaacttaaatttggctcaaactaaaaaaacattcGTTGATTTCTTCACGTCATAGCTATAAGAATATAGAATATGAAGAATAATAGTATGATTTGAAAATCTAATTTCCTAAGGTCAAACACATACTTCTCAACTCGTGCAGAGGAGCATATACCAGTATTTTTTTCGCATTTTGATGCTTAAGGAATTGTTGCCGAAATACATATACTCATAAAAAAAGTTCACTTTTGTACTTGGCTAACTACGAAATGACGTCGAAATCAATTATTACCAATTTTCTGTATGTATCAAACTTCGTAAGATGAAAATATATACGCACTTAGTATACAACtaactttatttcaattatcaatttattacttccaaaaatatttcatttagttTTCTGAAACGATCGGCGAATAAAGGGGAATATATCGAGTACATCTTTTTGCATGTTACATATAACCATTGTCTCTAAAATGTTGATCAAATAGTACTAGAGAAAAGGTAGAATTAAATGCTTCCGATTAGAATCAAAGTATTTAGGACAAGGGGTTGAAGGAGAAGTCTCCATCCAATCCAATGCATCCTATTCATCCTAAACCCTATTCAATCATTAGTAGATCCGAAATCTTATAATTAGATGATTTCCAGCAGTTTATGAAATGATACTGCATagcaattttatatttgattgttTAAGATTAATTTGTCTAGTGATATTCAAGATTGAATTCTCAAGATTAATTTTGTCACTAGTGAAATGCCAGGATTAATCCTAAAAATATCGAGTATTCTCTACTCAACCAAACAACATTCATAACACTCAATCTTGTCTAATTTgtcaaaccgaacaccaccctCTTTATTGTGAGTCTGTTTGTCCCTTTCCTTTTGTAGTGTAATTTATTAATGCACTAAATAAAAAGTATTGATCTATGTTTGAATATAAGAGGAGGTATTTCTAGTGCAGTTTACATATTGAATTCAGTAAATTTACAAGTATGGTAGGTACTgtagtaatttatataataagtTAATAACTGAATTATGTTTTGGATTTAAAGTGATAATTACTCTTAGTCAAAAGTGGCTCAAAATTAGTTAACTCCTGCAATGTTACttaagaattttaatgaaaatctCTAGAAGAGACAATAATATGAGTGGAAACAAGTTGAGATTCAAGAAATT
The genomic region above belongs to Salvia hispanica cultivar TCC Black 2014 chromosome 3, UniMelb_Shisp_WGS_1.0, whole genome shotgun sequence and contains:
- the LOC125217117 gene encoding scarecrow-like protein 15 — its product is MKVPFPANNPNPKPASAYEPKSVLDLRGSPSPVADQKPASILEDHVLITPQLDDWDSLMRDLGLHDDPNPVSKPFPQPDPTLPDFPPANSFDESAQFVASDFGLLPDIQPYTQNPNSLAEVGFDYVDELIRLAECFETNSIQLGQVILARLNQRLRSPSGKPLQRAAFYFKEALQSLLTGSTQNSEIIQTIKAHKTFSSISPIPMFSSFTANQAVLDAVDGSAHVHVVDFDIGLGGHWASFLRELSEKSENSRRPALRISALVPEDYAAQTRLISENLTQFARELSIGFEIDFVPIRTFEYLSFKSIKFLEGEKVAVVLSPAIFRQVGAGFLSDLRRVAPQVVVVQVDGEGQMGFGTASYRQAVIEGLEVYSTLLESLEAANLSNGGGEWMRKIEEFVVYPKIVEGVEAAGRRGAAWREAMVGAGMRQVGLSQFAEFQAECLLRRVQVRGFHVVKRQAEMLLCWHDRPLVATSAWRF